From a single Brassica napus cultivar Da-Ae chromosome C9, Da-Ae, whole genome shotgun sequence genomic region:
- the BNACNNG02860D gene encoding OVARIAN TUMOR DOMAIN-containing deubiquitinating enzyme 10 isoform X2 → MRFKMVSHEENTGIVEWFLGPHPFTYPPYGVEMIHEEEDEAHQHHYHHHDAQSGEYYREYEEDHRSSSDVDNDEIIARTLQDDFLQLQIAEENNNNDYSNHHQQQHQEEEEGGGGYTNNYSSNNNEYGWNEQAVVDYSSEWVGGNENDQEDDSSGNIYSCSSPSDTDEYVYSWESDQCEADGEFGRRLNQMVPIPYVPKINGEIPPEEEAVSDHDRLRNRLELFDFAEVRVPGDGNCQFRALADQLYKTADRHKHVRRQIVKQLKSCPDSYEGYVPMDFSEYLKKMSRSGEWGDHVTLQAAADAYRVKIVVLTSFKDTCYIEILPTFQESKGVIFLSFWAEVHYNSIYLNRDTSATELQRRRKWWRFGN, encoded by the exons atgagattta AGATGGTGTCACATGAAGAGAACACAGGTATAGTGGAATGGTTTCTTGGTCCGCATCCATTCACGTATCCTCCTTACGGCGTTGAGATGATTCACGAGGAGGAAGACGAAGCACATCAAcaccattatcatcatcatgatGCTCAGAGCGGTGAGTATTACAGAGAGTATGAAGAAGATCATCGTAGTAGCAGCGATGTAGATAACGATGAGATCATTGCAAGAACACTCCAAGACGATTTTTTGCAGCTTCAAATTGCAgaggaaaataataataacgattATTCAAATCAtcaccaacaacaacatcaagaagaagaagaaggaggtgGTGGTTATACTAATAACTATAGCAGTAATAATAACGAGTATGGTTGGAACGAACAAGCCGTTGTGGATTACTCTTCAG AATGGGTAGGAGGAAATGAGAATGATCAAGAGGATGATTCATCGGGTAATATATATTCGTGTTCAAGCCCGAGTGATACAGATGAGTATGTGTACTCTTGGGAATCAGATCAGTGTGAGGCTGATGGTGAATTTGGAAGGAGGTTGAATCAGATGGTCCCTATTCCT tATGTACCAAAAATAAATGGAGAAATACCTCCTGAGGAAGAAGCAGTTTCAGATCATGATAGACTTCGGAATAG GTTAGAGCTATTTGACTTTGCTGAGGTCAGAGTTCCAGGAGATGGTAATTGCCAG ttcCGTGCTTTAGCTGATCAGTTATACAAAACCGCAGATCGTCATAAACATGTTAGACGACAAATAGTCAAACAG CTCAAATCTTGTCCAGATTCTTATGAAGGATATGTTCCCATGGACTTCTCTGAATATCTAAAGAAGATGTCTCG GAGCGGGGAGTGGGGTGATCACGTTACATTACAGGCAGCTGCAGATGcg TATCGGGTGAAAATAGTAGTGCTAACATCGTTCAAGGATACATGTTATATTGAAATTCTTCCTACCTTTCAAGAATCAAAAGGAG TAATTTTCTTGAGCTTCTGGGCAGAGGTTCATTACAACTCTATCTACTTAAACAGAG ATACATCTGCAACAGAGCTACAGAGGAGGAGAAAATGGTGGCGTTTTGGAAACTAG
- the BNACNNG02860D gene encoding OVARIAN TUMOR DOMAIN-containing deubiquitinating enzyme 10 isoform X1 — protein sequence MVESFLHLFDLTYKPFLSSDLLSPTCCSLCLYLRAFKMVSHEENTGIVEWFLGPHPFTYPPYGVEMIHEEEDEAHQHHYHHHDAQSGEYYREYEEDHRSSSDVDNDEIIARTLQDDFLQLQIAEENNNNDYSNHHQQQHQEEEEGGGGYTNNYSSNNNEYGWNEQAVVDYSSEWVGGNENDQEDDSSGNIYSCSSPSDTDEYVYSWESDQCEADGEFGRRLNQMVPIPYVPKINGEIPPEEEAVSDHDRLRNRLELFDFAEVRVPGDGNCQFRALADQLYKTADRHKHVRRQIVKQLKSCPDSYEGYVPMDFSEYLKKMSRSGEWGDHVTLQAAADAYRVKIVVLTSFKDTCYIEILPTFQESKGVIFLSFWAEVHYNSIYLNRDTSATELQRRRKWWRFGN from the exons ATGGTAGAGAGCTTTCTTCATCTTTTTGATCTAACTTACAAACCTTTTCTTTCCTCAGATCTATTATCTCCAACTTGTTGCTCTCTGTGTTTGTATCTTCGCGCTTTTA AGATGGTGTCACATGAAGAGAACACAGGTATAGTGGAATGGTTTCTTGGTCCGCATCCATTCACGTATCCTCCTTACGGCGTTGAGATGATTCACGAGGAGGAAGACGAAGCACATCAAcaccattatcatcatcatgatGCTCAGAGCGGTGAGTATTACAGAGAGTATGAAGAAGATCATCGTAGTAGCAGCGATGTAGATAACGATGAGATCATTGCAAGAACACTCCAAGACGATTTTTTGCAGCTTCAAATTGCAgaggaaaataataataacgattATTCAAATCAtcaccaacaacaacatcaagaagaagaagaaggaggtgGTGGTTATACTAATAACTATAGCAGTAATAATAACGAGTATGGTTGGAACGAACAAGCCGTTGTGGATTACTCTTCAG AATGGGTAGGAGGAAATGAGAATGATCAAGAGGATGATTCATCGGGTAATATATATTCGTGTTCAAGCCCGAGTGATACAGATGAGTATGTGTACTCTTGGGAATCAGATCAGTGTGAGGCTGATGGTGAATTTGGAAGGAGGTTGAATCAGATGGTCCCTATTCCT tATGTACCAAAAATAAATGGAGAAATACCTCCTGAGGAAGAAGCAGTTTCAGATCATGATAGACTTCGGAATAG GTTAGAGCTATTTGACTTTGCTGAGGTCAGAGTTCCAGGAGATGGTAATTGCCAG ttcCGTGCTTTAGCTGATCAGTTATACAAAACCGCAGATCGTCATAAACATGTTAGACGACAAATAGTCAAACAG CTCAAATCTTGTCCAGATTCTTATGAAGGATATGTTCCCATGGACTTCTCTGAATATCTAAAGAAGATGTCTCG GAGCGGGGAGTGGGGTGATCACGTTACATTACAGGCAGCTGCAGATGcg TATCGGGTGAAAATAGTAGTGCTAACATCGTTCAAGGATACATGTTATATTGAAATTCTTCCTACCTTTCAAGAATCAAAAGGAG TAATTTTCTTGAGCTTCTGGGCAGAGGTTCATTACAACTCTATCTACTTAAACAGAG ATACATCTGCAACAGAGCTACAGAGGAGGAGAAAATGGTGGCGTTTTGGAAACTAG
- the BNACNNG02860D gene encoding OVARIAN TUMOR DOMAIN-containing deubiquitinating enzyme 10 isoform X3: MVSHEENTGIVEWFLGPHPFTYPPYGVEMIHEEEDEAHQHHYHHHDAQSGEYYREYEEDHRSSSDVDNDEIIARTLQDDFLQLQIAEENNNNDYSNHHQQQHQEEEEGGGGYTNNYSSNNNEYGWNEQAVVDYSSEWVGGNENDQEDDSSGNIYSCSSPSDTDEYVYSWESDQCEADGEFGRRLNQMVPIPYVPKINGEIPPEEEAVSDHDRLRNRLELFDFAEVRVPGDGNCQFRALADQLYKTADRHKHVRRQIVKQLKSCPDSYEGYVPMDFSEYLKKMSRSGEWGDHVTLQAAADAYRVKIVVLTSFKDTCYIEILPTFQESKGVIFLSFWAEVHYNSIYLNRDTSATELQRRRKWWRFGN, translated from the exons ATGGTGTCACATGAAGAGAACACAGGTATAGTGGAATGGTTTCTTGGTCCGCATCCATTCACGTATCCTCCTTACGGCGTTGAGATGATTCACGAGGAGGAAGACGAAGCACATCAAcaccattatcatcatcatgatGCTCAGAGCGGTGAGTATTACAGAGAGTATGAAGAAGATCATCGTAGTAGCAGCGATGTAGATAACGATGAGATCATTGCAAGAACACTCCAAGACGATTTTTTGCAGCTTCAAATTGCAgaggaaaataataataacgattATTCAAATCAtcaccaacaacaacatcaagaagaagaagaaggaggtgGTGGTTATACTAATAACTATAGCAGTAATAATAACGAGTATGGTTGGAACGAACAAGCCGTTGTGGATTACTCTTCAG AATGGGTAGGAGGAAATGAGAATGATCAAGAGGATGATTCATCGGGTAATATATATTCGTGTTCAAGCCCGAGTGATACAGATGAGTATGTGTACTCTTGGGAATCAGATCAGTGTGAGGCTGATGGTGAATTTGGAAGGAGGTTGAATCAGATGGTCCCTATTCCT tATGTACCAAAAATAAATGGAGAAATACCTCCTGAGGAAGAAGCAGTTTCAGATCATGATAGACTTCGGAATAG GTTAGAGCTATTTGACTTTGCTGAGGTCAGAGTTCCAGGAGATGGTAATTGCCAG ttcCGTGCTTTAGCTGATCAGTTATACAAAACCGCAGATCGTCATAAACATGTTAGACGACAAATAGTCAAACAG CTCAAATCTTGTCCAGATTCTTATGAAGGATATGTTCCCATGGACTTCTCTGAATATCTAAAGAAGATGTCTCG GAGCGGGGAGTGGGGTGATCACGTTACATTACAGGCAGCTGCAGATGcg TATCGGGTGAAAATAGTAGTGCTAACATCGTTCAAGGATACATGTTATATTGAAATTCTTCCTACCTTTCAAGAATCAAAAGGAG TAATTTTCTTGAGCTTCTGGGCAGAGGTTCATTACAACTCTATCTACTTAAACAGAG ATACATCTGCAACAGAGCTACAGAGGAGGAGAAAATGGTGGCGTTTTGGAAACTAG